The following are encoded together in the Nocardioides okcheonensis genome:
- a CDS encoding MMPL family transporter, which yields MARLLYRLGRWSATHALRVVAAWLALLVAMIMLAVTAAGETTDDFSIPSTESFAALDRLGERFPGAEGASAQVVFVAPEQQRLDQPRVAAVVTKTLDELANGSQVVSVISPAEQGTVSRDGRTGYATVQYAIAADQISDASRTEARRAIDAARDAGLTVEVGGDALVPIDELGYVTELIGLAIAALVLVLTLGSLVAAGLPMLTALVGVGIGLAGVLGLSAMVSMSSTAPVLALMLGLAVGLDYALFILSRHRTQLAAGMPMIESVARATATAGSAVIFAGATVVVALAGLTLVNIPFLTVMGLAAAATVAIAVLVAITLVPATLGMLGGRIDRGKVRRRMPAAGSGLTWGGMWVRAVVRRPLMVAATCMLGLGVLTVPLASLQLGLPGNDSAPTDTTQRQAYDLVADSFGEGVNGPLVVLVEAPSAIGRTAKDLAAAISEFDGVAAVSPPLLDESREAALVQVVPATGPSDEATATLVDDIRTLARTAHSADPGVDVAVTGTTAVNIDITEKLAGSLPLFLSVVVGLALILLLVVFRSAVVPVQAALGFLLSLAATAGVVVAIFQWGWGANLLGVDQVGPIIHFLPVLLIGILFGLAMDYQVFLVSRMREEHVHGAGTHTAIVNGFVHSARVVTAAALIMIAVFLGFFFAHDPVVKCMGFALALGVAIDAFVVRMTLLPAVMTLMGHRTWWLPTWLERIVPDVDVEGARLDQLALDDPVPAELPATDAGDVVGTGLLNGVGR from the coding sequence ATGGCTCGCCTGCTCTACCGACTCGGCCGATGGTCAGCCACACACGCCCTACGAGTGGTGGCTGCGTGGCTGGCGCTGCTTGTGGCGATGATCATGTTGGCGGTGACCGCCGCCGGTGAGACCACCGACGACTTCAGCATCCCGAGCACGGAGTCCTTCGCCGCGCTCGACCGGCTGGGCGAACGCTTCCCGGGCGCCGAGGGCGCGAGCGCGCAGGTGGTCTTCGTCGCACCCGAACAGCAGCGGCTGGACCAGCCCCGCGTGGCCGCAGTGGTGACCAAGACTCTCGACGAGCTCGCGAACGGATCGCAGGTCGTCAGCGTGATCTCGCCCGCCGAGCAGGGCACCGTGTCACGTGATGGTCGCACCGGCTACGCCACCGTGCAGTACGCCATCGCGGCCGACCAGATCTCCGACGCCTCCCGGACCGAGGCACGTCGCGCGATCGACGCGGCTCGCGATGCCGGTCTGACCGTCGAGGTCGGCGGTGATGCTTTGGTCCCGATCGATGAGCTCGGCTACGTCACCGAGCTGATCGGTCTCGCGATCGCGGCACTCGTGCTTGTCCTGACCCTTGGCTCGCTGGTGGCCGCCGGGCTGCCAATGCTGACCGCCCTGGTCGGCGTCGGCATCGGCCTGGCGGGCGTGCTCGGACTGTCCGCGATGGTGAGCATGTCCTCCACTGCCCCGGTGCTGGCGCTGATGCTAGGTCTTGCAGTGGGACTGGACTACGCGCTGTTCATCCTGAGCCGGCACCGCACCCAGCTCGCGGCGGGTATGCCGATGATCGAGTCGGTTGCCCGGGCGACCGCGACAGCCGGCAGCGCCGTTATCTTCGCCGGAGCGACTGTCGTGGTCGCGCTCGCCGGTCTGACGCTCGTCAACATCCCGTTCCTGACCGTGATGGGGCTGGCAGCCGCAGCCACGGTCGCGATCGCCGTCCTCGTCGCCATCACCCTCGTTCCGGCCACGCTCGGCATGCTCGGCGGACGTATCGACCGCGGCAAGGTCCGCCGCCGGATGCCGGCTGCCGGGTCCGGCCTCACGTGGGGCGGCATGTGGGTCCGCGCCGTCGTACGACGCCCCCTCATGGTTGCCGCGACCTGCATGCTCGGGCTGGGGGTCCTCACGGTCCCGCTTGCGTCGCTCCAGCTCGGTCTGCCCGGCAACGACTCCGCGCCGACCGACACCACGCAGCGGCAGGCCTACGACCTGGTCGCCGACAGCTTCGGCGAAGGTGTCAACGGCCCGCTGGTGGTCCTCGTCGAGGCTCCTTCGGCGATCGGGCGCACAGCGAAGGATCTCGCCGCGGCGATCAGCGAGTTCGACGGAGTTGCCGCTGTCTCCCCACCCCTGCTCGATGAGAGCCGTGAGGCAGCGCTCGTGCAGGTCGTGCCAGCCACCGGCCCCTCTGACGAGGCAACGGCCACTTTGGTCGATGACATCCGCACCCTCGCCCGGACGGCCCACTCGGCGGACCCTGGGGTGGACGTCGCGGTGACCGGCACGACCGCGGTCAACATCGACATCACCGAGAAGCTCGCCGGATCCCTGCCCCTGTTCCTCAGCGTGGTGGTCGGCCTGGCCCTGATCCTGTTGCTGGTCGTCTTCCGATCCGCAGTCGTCCCTGTGCAGGCCGCACTGGGCTTCCTTCTGAGCCTTGCGGCCACCGCTGGCGTCGTGGTCGCCATCTTCCAATGGGGCTGGGGCGCGAATCTCCTCGGCGTGGACCAGGTGGGACCGATCATCCACTTCCTGCCCGTACTGCTGATCGGGATCCTGTTCGGACTCGCCATGGACTACCAGGTGTTCCTGGTCAGCCGGATGCGCGAGGAGCACGTGCACGGCGCCGGCACGCACACCGCCATCGTCAACGGCTTCGTCCACAGCGCCCGCGTGGTCACGGCGGCCGCGCTCATCATGATCGCGGTGTTCCTTGGCTTCTTCTTCGCCCACGACCCGGTGGTGAAGTGCATGGGGTTCGCCCTCGCGCTCGGGGTCGCCATCGACGCCTTCGTCGTCCGGATGACCCTGCTCCCGGCGGTGATGACACTCATGGGCCACCGAACCTGGTGGCTGCCCACGTGGCTGGAGCGGATCGTTCCCGACGTCGACGTCGAAGGCGCGCGGCTCGACCAGCTGGCGCTCGACGACCCCGTGCCAGCAGAACTGCCGGCAACCGACGCAGGCGACGTCGTTGGAACCGGGCTGCTGAACGGCGTGGGTCGATGA
- a CDS encoding AAA family ATPase has translation MRELPVFVMVSGPPASGKSTLAPELAAALRLPLVAKDTIKETLMATLPVPDVEASRQLGRAAVQVMLAVSAASPVGAVLESNFYRSLAVAEIQQLPGTVVEVFCRCDRQVAQGRFATRVATRQAGHFDGLRTAEELWNEQISEPVAGGWPVLEVDTNSAVDVPFVTRRLRQLLDT, from the coding sequence ATGCGAGAGCTGCCGGTATTCGTCATGGTCTCTGGACCGCCAGCAAGCGGGAAATCGACGCTCGCTCCCGAGCTTGCGGCAGCTCTACGGTTGCCCTTGGTTGCGAAGGACACCATCAAGGAAACGCTGATGGCCACCCTTCCGGTGCCAGACGTCGAGGCTTCGCGACAACTTGGCCGAGCAGCCGTCCAAGTAATGCTTGCGGTCTCTGCTGCGTCCCCGGTCGGGGCCGTGCTTGAAAGCAACTTCTACCGGTCGTTGGCGGTCGCGGAGATACAACAGCTGCCTGGAACCGTGGTCGAGGTCTTCTGCCGTTGCGACAGGCAAGTTGCTCAGGGTCGCTTCGCGACTCGAGTCGCTACTCGCCAAGCTGGGCACTTTGACGGCCTCCGCACCGCCGAGGAGTTGTGGAACGAACAGATCAGCGAGCCGGTAGCTGGCGGATGGCCGGTCTTGGAGGTTGACACGAATAGTGCCGTCGACGTGCCCTTCGTTACTCGCCGCCTTCGACAACTTCTGGACACTTGA
- the mobF gene encoding MobF family relaxase, with product MSLHKLTAGSGYDYLTRQVAALDATDKGHVGLASYYAEKGETPGVWIGSGMAGIDGLDVGDLVTAEQMQNLFGAGHHPLATERTRALDHQIGRPDTASPTEVDYRAAARLGAPFKVYDHDVSAFRIEVAKRLAAVSSASGHPSDYPVPAAVRAAVRTEVARELFRAEHGRDPSPGADGARELAAVIARHSRPKTTAVAGYDLTFSPVKSVSTLWAIADPHTAATIERAHQAAVQDALTFLETTALYTREGTNGVRQVDVRGLVATAFTHRDSRAGDPDLHTHVAVVNKVETLSPTTADGSATAGGKWLAIDGRPLHKVVVSASETYNTALERHLADALGIRFAERYEDPGQGAARGRPVREIVGVDARLNTRFSKRRLSVEERRAVLATDFQATHGRPPTPVEAIHLAQQATLETRKAKHEPRSLAEQRAAWRREAVEVLGSPHRIATMVRTALNPTRETLAKAGATTDAAVDSGWFAERVERILATLESHRSTWQYWHVYAEAQRQVRSAALATKDVARVVDLLVGEVLDIHSISLARTPGASLTDADGISEPRQLRRADGSSVYSSARADLHTSRRILAAEQRLVAAAGRHDGHVVDSSAVDLAVLEQTAHGITLNLGQSTMVREMATSGARLQLAIAPAGSGKTTAMRALASAWTDAGGTILGLAPSAAAADALRSSIAPTSPSTAADTDTHGSVHTDTLAKLTHSLGQSTGSSGGHSVAPIDQSPALNRPNSPMAEVPAWIANIGPHTLVVIDEAGMADTLSLDAAVTHVLERGGSVRLIGDDQQLAAIGAGGVLRDIRTHHGALHLSELLRFTNPAEAAASLALREGRTEALGFYLDHHRVHVGDLASVSDDVFTAWHSDRALGLDSIMLAPTRELVSELNYRARTARLDEPDHRDSAEEATGAREGTRSRSIRLGDGNEASVGDLIITRQNDRRLRTSTTDWVKNGDRWTVLHVHENGDLSAQHLRHHHTVRLPHDYVANATGLGYACTIHTAQGVTADTMHGLATGEESRQQLYTMLTRGSAANHIYLQVVGDGDPHSIIHPSLTHPRTPTEILESILARDEAPHSATSLLREQTDPTLRLGLATQRYLDALHYAAEAVLRQQPAGFPPSDPAREAPVDPPTDAVLNVVHALDHAAQRLAPGLSDEPAWATLRARLLLLGADGHDPTALLTRAVAAGDLRTATDRAAVLDWRLDSALTGRDDIGPAPDATRPDTTLPDTALPGTGPPGPLPWMPGIPTLVAKDPQWGGYLTQRAELVASLADQVRTRATNHAENHARPHWAQNGLAASVEAIAAVEVWRAAMRVPPDDRRPVGPPQQQKSAADYQRRLARAVTGATAPALQEWRGLLVSLAPQISEDEFTPILAERLAAMSRAGLPAHRLVRSAATAGVLPDAHAAAALWWRMSRHVTPAGASRICEAIQPGNSDPINAGWMPQLTELFDADLVERLHASIWWPALVSALDHGVHRGWQIEALLGGTPQPTRPEGGSSLDTSEGIDECLALIWRTSIALEPIPDPAARDEQPDAPPADLWEGVEVDPSSTCEVNPEPELIRDPDLAEPHHHTTQLDSNEHQDATIGSPPTHAAPDSDDQCFVEPDLTVAALIRDLGATPLPLTEAEIRDMNRRAQQWDDSPVSRERAVEINAMARDFFETAFIGSWARAHLVERLGIDLAGHEQFHPGHAPAGWRHLVEHLRRHGVTDDEMLCVGVATTSSRGDLIDRFRDRLIFPIADRDEVLGFVGRRHPDLADETKNAGPKYLNTADTPLFHKGAQLFGSSDELVTAGAQVVLVEGPLDALEVTIASAGRYLGVAPLGTALTDEQTRQLAAIKQATGHDPIIATDADPAGRAAAERDFWMLAPHGLDPAYARLPSGLDPADLMTQEGPAALTAVLLSARPLGEHLLCERLLNLAPNHAHEAALRVLAARHHRAWRTGAEVIATHLGLEHRHVRRELRDAVKAWDLDPHKIAHAELARGASARADSHTSPAERWAPVALTVDSRLVSQPDWPATADALQLLHDQGRDVDTAIRTAIGQIPLGSMPARDLRYRLASIDGQPGDDHLPAQDQDTSPSSGTLQARNLAQPNRPAASPSPSP from the coding sequence ATGAGCCTGCACAAGCTCACCGCCGGATCGGGGTACGACTACCTGACCCGTCAGGTCGCCGCGCTGGATGCCACCGACAAGGGTCACGTCGGCCTCGCCTCGTACTACGCCGAGAAGGGCGAGACCCCCGGCGTCTGGATCGGATCCGGGATGGCGGGCATCGACGGCCTCGACGTCGGCGACCTGGTCACTGCCGAGCAGATGCAGAACCTCTTCGGCGCCGGACACCATCCTCTGGCGACTGAGCGAACCCGCGCTCTGGACCACCAGATCGGTCGCCCCGACACCGCCTCACCCACCGAGGTCGACTACCGGGCGGCGGCCCGGCTCGGGGCTCCGTTCAAGGTGTACGACCACGACGTCAGCGCGTTCCGGATCGAGGTCGCGAAGCGACTCGCAGCCGTCAGCTCCGCGTCCGGGCACCCAAGCGACTACCCCGTTCCAGCCGCCGTACGCGCGGCGGTCCGCACCGAGGTCGCCCGCGAACTCTTCCGCGCCGAGCACGGCCGCGACCCCTCCCCCGGCGCCGACGGCGCCCGCGAACTCGCGGCCGTCATCGCCCGGCACTCGCGCCCTAAGACCACAGCGGTCGCCGGCTACGACCTCACCTTCTCCCCCGTCAAGAGCGTCTCGACGCTGTGGGCGATCGCCGACCCGCACACCGCCGCGACCATCGAACGCGCCCACCAAGCAGCCGTCCAGGACGCGCTCACGTTCCTTGAGACCACCGCGCTCTACACCCGCGAAGGAACCAACGGAGTGCGGCAGGTCGACGTCCGCGGTCTCGTCGCGACCGCCTTCACGCACCGGGACTCCCGCGCTGGCGACCCCGATCTCCACACGCACGTCGCCGTAGTGAACAAAGTCGAGACCCTGTCCCCCACCACCGCAGACGGCTCGGCCACTGCTGGTGGCAAGTGGTTGGCGATCGACGGCCGTCCTCTCCACAAGGTGGTCGTGTCCGCCTCCGAGACCTACAACACGGCCCTGGAGCGGCATCTCGCCGACGCGCTCGGAATCCGCTTTGCCGAGCGATATGAGGACCCCGGTCAGGGCGCGGCGCGCGGGCGACCGGTGCGAGAGATCGTCGGCGTGGATGCCCGTCTGAACACCCGCTTCTCGAAGCGACGCCTCTCCGTGGAGGAGCGTCGAGCCGTCCTGGCCACCGACTTCCAAGCCACGCACGGCAGACCTCCGACACCGGTCGAGGCGATCCACCTCGCCCAGCAGGCCACCCTGGAGACCCGGAAGGCCAAGCACGAACCCCGCTCTCTCGCCGAGCAACGTGCTGCCTGGCGCAGGGAAGCCGTCGAGGTACTCGGTAGTCCACATCGGATCGCGACGATGGTGCGCACAGCGCTGAACCCCACCCGCGAGACGCTCGCCAAAGCCGGCGCGACGACGGATGCTGCCGTCGACTCTGGGTGGTTCGCCGAGCGCGTCGAACGCATCCTCGCGACGTTGGAGAGCCACCGCAGCACGTGGCAGTACTGGCACGTGTACGCCGAGGCACAACGTCAGGTCCGCTCAGCGGCGCTCGCCACGAAGGACGTCGCGCGGGTCGTCGACCTGCTCGTCGGCGAAGTCCTCGACATCCATTCCATCAGCCTCGCGCGCACTCCTGGCGCGAGCCTCACCGATGCCGACGGGATCTCCGAACCGCGCCAGCTGCGACGGGCAGACGGGTCCTCTGTCTACAGCTCAGCGCGAGCAGACCTGCACACGTCGCGTCGGATCCTTGCCGCCGAACAGCGACTGGTGGCAGCCGCGGGCAGACACGACGGACACGTCGTGGACTCCTCGGCCGTCGACCTCGCGGTCCTCGAGCAGACCGCCCACGGCATCACGCTGAACCTCGGGCAGTCCACCATGGTGCGAGAGATGGCGACCTCGGGCGCTCGACTGCAGCTCGCCATTGCGCCCGCCGGCTCTGGCAAGACGACCGCCATGCGCGCGCTCGCCAGCGCCTGGACCGACGCTGGCGGCACCATCCTCGGCCTCGCACCCTCTGCCGCAGCCGCCGACGCACTGCGCTCCTCGATCGCGCCAACTTCGCCGAGTACCGCGGCCGACACCGACACGCACGGCTCCGTCCACACTGACACGCTGGCCAAGCTCACCCACTCCCTCGGCCAGTCAACTGGTTCGTCTGGTGGTCACTCCGTCGCTCCGATCGACCAATCGCCAGCCTTGAATCGCCCCAACAGCCCGATGGCGGAGGTGCCGGCCTGGATCGCGAACATCGGCCCGCACACGCTGGTCGTCATCGACGAAGCCGGCATGGCCGACACCCTCTCCCTCGACGCAGCCGTCACCCACGTCCTCGAGCGCGGCGGCAGCGTCCGGCTGATCGGTGACGACCAGCAGCTCGCCGCGATCGGCGCCGGCGGAGTCCTCCGCGACATCCGCACCCACCACGGCGCACTCCACCTCAGCGAGCTCCTCCGATTCACCAACCCAGCCGAGGCCGCCGCATCGCTCGCGCTGCGCGAGGGCCGCACCGAGGCACTCGGCTTCTACCTCGACCACCACCGCGTGCACGTCGGCGACCTCGCCTCCGTCAGCGACGACGTCTTCACCGCCTGGCACAGCGACCGCGCCCTGGGTCTCGACTCGATCATGCTGGCTCCTACCCGAGAACTCGTCAGCGAGCTGAACTACCGCGCACGCACCGCTCGCCTCGACGAGCCCGACCACCGGGACTCCGCAGAGGAGGCCACGGGTGCTCGCGAAGGGACACGGTCGCGGAGCATCCGGCTCGGCGACGGCAACGAGGCCTCCGTCGGAGACCTCATCATCACCCGGCAGAACGACCGTCGACTGCGCACGTCGACCACGGACTGGGTCAAGAACGGCGACCGCTGGACGGTGCTCCACGTCCACGAGAACGGCGACCTCTCCGCGCAGCACCTGCGCCACCACCACACCGTTCGACTCCCCCACGACTACGTCGCGAACGCCACCGGGCTTGGCTACGCGTGCACCATTCACACCGCGCAGGGCGTCACCGCCGACACCATGCACGGCCTGGCCACCGGCGAGGAATCACGCCAGCAGCTCTACACGATGCTGACGCGAGGGTCCGCCGCCAACCACATCTACCTCCAGGTGGTGGGCGACGGCGATCCCCACTCGATCATCCACCCATCGCTCACCCATCCCCGCACCCCGACCGAGATCCTCGAGTCCATCCTCGCGCGCGACGAGGCCCCGCACTCCGCCACCAGCCTCCTGCGCGAGCAGACCGACCCCACCCTTCGGCTCGGCCTCGCCACGCAGCGCTACCTCGACGCGCTGCACTATGCAGCCGAAGCCGTCCTACGCCAGCAGCCAGCCGGCTTCCCGCCAAGCGACCCGGCACGCGAGGCGCCCGTCGATCCACCGACAGATGCCGTCCTAAACGTGGTCCACGCACTCGACCACGCCGCCCAACGTCTCGCGCCCGGGCTGTCCGACGAGCCCGCCTGGGCGACCCTGCGCGCCCGGCTCCTCCTTCTCGGAGCCGACGGCCACGACCCCACCGCCCTCCTGACGCGAGCCGTCGCCGCAGGCGATCTGCGCACTGCCACCGACCGTGCCGCCGTGCTGGACTGGCGCCTCGACTCCGCCCTGACTGGCCGGGACGACATCGGCCCCGCACCCGACGCCACCCGCCCTGACACAACCCTCCCCGACACCGCCCTCCCCGGCACCGGCCCGCCGGGACCCCTGCCGTGGATGCCGGGTATCCCGACCCTCGTCGCGAAGGACCCACAGTGGGGTGGCTACCTCACCCAGCGTGCTGAGCTCGTCGCATCCCTCGCAGACCAGGTCCGCACCCGCGCCACCAACCACGCCGAAAACCACGCGCGCCCGCACTGGGCACAGAACGGACTCGCGGCCAGCGTCGAGGCCATCGCCGCCGTCGAGGTCTGGCGCGCGGCGATGCGGGTTCCCCCCGACGACAGACGACCAGTCGGACCACCGCAGCAACAGAAGTCGGCAGCCGACTACCAGCGAAGACTCGCCCGAGCGGTCACCGGGGCAACCGCTCCCGCACTCCAGGAGTGGCGAGGTCTCCTCGTATCGCTCGCACCCCAGATCAGCGAGGATGAGTTCACGCCGATCCTCGCCGAACGTCTTGCTGCCATGTCCCGTGCCGGACTACCCGCCCATCGACTCGTGAGATCCGCGGCGACTGCGGGCGTACTCCCCGACGCCCATGCGGCCGCTGCGCTGTGGTGGCGCATGTCGCGACACGTCACACCCGCCGGCGCCAGCCGCATCTGCGAGGCCATCCAGCCCGGAAACAGCGACCCGATCAACGCGGGATGGATGCCCCAACTCACGGAACTCTTCGACGCAGACCTCGTCGAACGCCTACACGCCAGCATCTGGTGGCCGGCGCTGGTCAGCGCGCTCGACCACGGAGTACATCGGGGCTGGCAGATCGAAGCACTGCTCGGCGGCACGCCGCAACCGACTCGCCCCGAAGGCGGCTCCAGCCTCGACACGTCGGAGGGCATCGACGAATGTCTGGCCCTGATCTGGCGCACCTCGATCGCACTCGAGCCCATCCCAGATCCGGCCGCTCGCGACGAGCAACCCGATGCGCCTCCCGCCGACCTGTGGGAGGGAGTCGAGGTCGACCCCAGCAGCACCTGCGAGGTCAACCCAGAGCCAGAGCTCATCCGCGACCCGGATCTCGCCGAACCACACCACCACACCACGCAGCTCGACTCGAACGAGCACCAGGACGCCACCATTGGCAGTCCCCCGACTCACGCGGCTCCCGACAGCGATGACCAATGCTTCGTGGAGCCAGACCTCACCGTCGCGGCCCTCATCCGCGACCTCGGAGCCACCCCACTCCCACTGACCGAGGCCGAGATCCGAGACATGAACCGACGCGCACAACAGTGGGACGACTCCCCCGTCTCGCGAGAGCGAGCGGTAGAGATCAACGCGATGGCCCGAGACTTCTTCGAGACCGCGTTTATCGGATCCTGGGCCCGCGCGCACCTCGTCGAACGACTCGGTATCGACCTCGCTGGGCACGAGCAGTTCCACCCCGGTCATGCCCCTGCTGGATGGCGACATCTGGTCGAGCACCTGCGCCGACACGGCGTCACCGACGACGAGATGCTCTGCGTAGGCGTCGCCACGACGTCGTCACGCGGGGATCTGATCGACCGGTTCCGGGACCGTCTGATCTTTCCCATCGCGGACCGTGACGAGGTCCTGGGATTCGTGGGCAGACGCCACCCCGACCTCGCCGACGAGACCAAGAACGCAGGCCCCAAGTACCTGAACACTGCCGACACGCCGCTCTTCCACAAGGGCGCCCAGCTCTTCGGATCGAGCGACGAACTCGTGACTGCCGGCGCTCAGGTAGTCCTGGTCGAAGGACCACTGGACGCCTTGGAGGTCACCATTGCCAGCGCCGGCCGCTACCTCGGCGTCGCCCCACTCGGCACCGCGCTCACCGACGAGCAAACACGACAGCTGGCCGCCATCAAGCAGGCGACTGGCCACGATCCGATCATCGCCACCGACGCCGACCCCGCCGGCCGCGCTGCTGCTGAGCGTGACTTCTGGATGCTCGCCCCGCACGGACTCGACCCTGCCTACGCGAGGCTGCCGAGTGGTCTCGATCCCGCCGACCTGATGACCCAAGAAGGACCCGCGGCACTGACTGCGGTTCTGCTGAGCGCACGACCCCTCGGCGAGCACCTACTCTGCGAACGCCTCCTCAACCTCGCGCCCAACCATGCACACGAGGCAGCACTTCGCGTGCTCGCGGCGCGGCATCACCGCGCATGGAGAACAGGAGCAGAGGTCATCGCAACCCACCTCGGCCTCGAGCACCGCCACGTTCGTCGCGAACTGCGCGACGCCGTCAAGGCCTGGGACCTCGATCCACACAAGATCGCCCACGCCGAACTCGCCCGCGGCGCGAGTGCTCGTGCGGACTCCCACACAAGTCCGGCCGAACGATGGGCCCCGGTGGCACTCACCGTCGATTCCCGGCTCGTCTCGCAGCCCGACTGGCCAGCCACGGCCGACGCACTACAACTGCTCCACGACCAAGGCCGAGACGTCGACACCGCAATCCGAACGGCGATCGGGCAGATCCCACTCGGGTCCATGCCAGCACGCGACCTCCGCTATCGCCTGGCCTCAATCGACGGACAGCCCGGAGACGACCACCTGCCTGCTCAGGACCAGGACACCAGCCCGTCCAGTGGCACCCTGCAGGCACGCAACCTAGCGCAGCCGAACCGGCCCGCCGCTAGTCCGAGTCCGAGTCCCTAG
- a CDS encoding TetR/AcrR family transcriptional regulator: protein MTESGLRERKKARTRQAIRDAAVELFLTRGYHVTTISDIAERAEISDRTFFSYFPSKESVLFADLEPAFNRLEELLEAPARTAGALETMRSWLGGDLLAENSSPELDALIDDLLAADARPVEAKGLEFMARIQDTLTRAIAKDLDCADTDAMPAIVASAAIAALYRATRHADGTLIRSDEFTLAQFDRALDFIRGGLGGIAGQHSNSIDPRP, encoded by the coding sequence ATGACTGAGTCGGGACTACGCGAACGGAAGAAGGCCCGCACGCGCCAGGCGATCCGCGATGCAGCCGTCGAGCTGTTCCTGACGCGCGGCTACCATGTGACGACTATCAGCGACATCGCTGAGCGCGCCGAGATCTCCGACCGCACCTTCTTCAGCTACTTCCCCAGCAAGGAGTCGGTGCTCTTCGCCGACCTGGAGCCAGCCTTCAACCGGCTCGAGGAGTTGCTCGAAGCCCCAGCCCGGACGGCAGGCGCGCTCGAGACGATGCGCTCATGGTTAGGCGGGGACCTGCTGGCCGAGAACAGCTCCCCGGAGCTGGACGCGCTGATCGACGACCTCCTCGCCGCCGACGCGCGGCCGGTGGAAGCCAAAGGGCTTGAGTTCATGGCACGCATCCAGGACACGTTGACCCGAGCCATCGCCAAAGACCTCGACTGCGCCGACACCGACGCCATGCCGGCGATCGTGGCCAGCGCGGCCATCGCGGCTCTTTACCGAGCCACCCGACACGCCGACGGCACGCTGATCCGCAGCGACGAGTTCACCCTGGCTCAATTCGACCGAGCCCTCGACTTCATCCGCGGAGGGCTCGGCGGCATAGCCGGGCAACACTCGAACTCGATCGACCCTCGACCGTGA